The genomic segment ACCCCAATTTAGTTCGTTATCTGGATCTACATCTAAAGTTAGAACTTGTTCGCTCGGAATAAGTTCGTTATCTTTGACTTCAGCCGTGTAGATGCGAATATGGCGGGTACTGGATTTGAGCAGCATAGATAGACGAAAGATACTTTGTGCTTATTGTATGTTACTGAAGCTAGCCACCGCAGTTTAATTAAGATCCGGATAATTACTGAGATAGTAATCTAACCAGATTTGATAAAGCAGCACATAATAAAAGAGTGCTGGATCTAGAAATTTGGCTTAGCGATGGGGCTATACCAACAGCCACCCCCTCAAAAGGGATCGCACTGTCACGTTCTTCAGTCGGTTAGCTACACTCTATTGCTGTATGATAGTAGCGTTATCATGGGAAATATTAGCGACACTACTCGCCTAGAGAGAGAAATTACAGATTTGCTGGTGTGTCACGAGCAAACGGACGTTTTATTGTCAGCGATCGCCCGAACTGTAGGAACTAGCTTTGCTGCTGATGTTTGTTGGCTGATTGTTGGTCAAGCAATAGTAGATCATCGCCAAGTTTTTTCGTGGCACGATAATAGTGAGGCATCTGGACTAACTTCAGAATTGTCTTTACCAGCAGCCGAAATTTTCAGTTCAGATAGATTGCGCGATCTCCGTCAGCCTTTAGTTATTAATGATTTAGCAACCCAGTCAAATCAGGATTTATTGAGCCAAGCTTTATTAGCTGACTCAATTCATTCTTTAGTTCTAGCACCTGCTCAATTGAGTGGAAAAATCATTGGGTATCTTTTACTAGTAAAGTCTCAACCAAATCAGTGGCGTACCAAAGATGCTGATAAGCTCAAAACCATATTGGCTCTAATTGCGATCGCTATTGACAAATCTCAGATTTATCAAAAATCCCTAACTCTAAATCACTATCAGACCATACTGCCAGAATTATCGAGGGCTTTAGCCCAAAACTTGGGAAAAGAACAAATTTTTCAGCTAGCACTCAGTAGCACCGCGAAATCTATTCAAATAGATCTTGGTTTAGTCTTGCTGATCAAGTACGATGAAGCACCTTCCATCAGAACTGCTGAAACCCAAATCCCTAAAGCTACAGTCACTGTAGCTGAAGAATGGCTTAACCAAACGAATCCCCTTATAAGTGCCAAAGATGCTCAAATTGGCTTAAGTTTTGGGTTAAATGAATGTGTTTTACTGCAAAAAGCTTACCAGCAAGCCCCTAAACCCTTAATCGTTAGTAATGATGGTTACAACCTTACACAAGTCAGATTGGCATCCCTCTATCCTGAGTTTTCAGATTGGCTCATTGTTCCTCTGATAGGCATCTCTAGAGAACCAAATAATAGGGGAATGGTGCTTGGGTTCCTTGTCTTTCAACACAGCCAAACACGTATTTGGCATCCAGAAGAGCTAGCTTTGGTAAATTGGATTAGTACCCTTACTAGCACTGCCATAATTCAATCTCAAACACTCTTCCAAGTCCAAAATTTAGTCGAAGAACGCACCGCTCAACTACAAAGTAGCTTAGAAGTTCAAGCCATGCTCTACGAAAAAACTCGCCAACAGTTAGAGCAGGTGCGTCAAGCTAAAAAAGCTAGAGAAGAGTTCATGGATAGTATTAGTCATGAGTTGAGAACTCCTTTAACTGCGATGAATCTGGCGATTAGAATGCTGCGTCAGCCAGGACTTCCTGATGAACGTCGTGCTAATTACTTCAACATTTTAGAACAACAATGTAATCAGGAAATATCTCTAGTCAACGATTTGCTGG from the Merismopedia glauca CCAP 1448/3 genome contains:
- a CDS encoding GAF domain-containing sensor histidine kinase, translated to MGLYQQPPPQKGSHCHVLQSVSYTLLLYDSSVIMGNISDTTRLEREITDLLVCHEQTDVLLSAIARTVGTSFAADVCWLIVGQAIVDHRQVFSWHDNSEASGLTSELSLPAAEIFSSDRLRDLRQPLVINDLATQSNQDLLSQALLADSIHSLVLAPAQLSGKIIGYLLLVKSQPNQWRTKDADKLKTILALIAIAIDKSQIYQKSLTLNHYQTILPELSRALAQNLGKEQIFQLALSSTAKSIQIDLGLVLLIKYDEAPSIRTAETQIPKATVTVAEEWLNQTNPLISAKDAQIGLSFGLNECVLLQKAYQQAPKPLIVSNDGYNLTQVRLASLYPEFSDWLIVPLIGISREPNNRGMVLGFLVFQHSQTRIWHPEELALVNWISTLTSTAIIQSQTLFQVQNLVEERTAQLQSSLEVQAMLYEKTRQQLEQVRQAKKAREEFMDSISHELRTPLTAMNLAIRMLRQPGLPDERRANYFNILEQQCNQEISLVNDLLDWGRLESKQYPVQVQSVNLRQLLDQLAQSFANAKQWTQKGLKLELEFPNSPIHLQTDQDILKRILSELLTNAGKYSLEESNIYVRVNRPNPSQQIILTVTNTGNCIPDDEITNIFEPLHRPPDTAKKAVRGTGLGLALVKSFVQHLHGAIAVSSNSLSSNLGCETCFTLTLPQTVENF